The genomic segment ATCACTTCTTCACCGAACACGGGCTTTTCGCTTAAACCAGACCACGGATTCGGTGATGCAGCAGCCGTTTCCTCACTTCTTCTGAAACCAGATGAACCCGTGATTTCGCCAAAACTGTACCGTGTCTCTTGAATCGATGACCTCCTGGGCGGACCACCAAAGACATCGCTAAAATCTATGTCTGAGTTTCTACCTGGACTCTTCGGACCAGAACTCGAGTCCACGAATGTCTTTTCAGGACTACAGCTTAAAAGAACGCTTTCTCTCTGTGAAAACCTCTGCATCTTCAAAATTGGCGGGAAAGCTCGGTGACGTTTTATAAACTGTCAAAACGGGGTTAGAATATGTAACCTGAATCAAATTGCAGAGAGAAAGTGAACATGTTGAGGAATTTAGATGAGTAGATAGAAAAGAAACGAAAGTACAAGGAAGGAAGGAAGCAGAAGAAAAAGACAGGGTGGGGGTTATATGTTCGTGAGGTTTAGCAAGGATTGGAAGCCACAAAAGCTGAAGTGGATTGTCTATTTGTCTGTGGATAAGAGTAGGAAAAACGCCAAAACAATGCAAAGGCGTAGGGTGGGGGAACAGATGTTAAGTCTATTTTGTCATTCAGTGAACAATTGTCAAAAATTCTCTTGGTGACGGTTATTCAAACATTTTTTGTGATTCAAGGTTGATTCTGAGTTCGTTTTCCGCCATGTCGAGTCATATCGACAGCCTGGTATCATGTCTTTCCTCTTCTAGCCCCCGGAATCTGCctggttttattttatttcggGAATAAGGAAAACAACCCTGTCTTGGCTAATTGATGAAATGCCCGGACAAGATTTATTTGCCATTAATTTGGGTTTCAGTTGCATCCTTTCCAGGGCCTACCTTTGAATGCAAAATGCCTTCAGATTCAGATCCAATTGGCAAGAGTGCAAATGACAGTTTATTTAGAATGAGATTACCGGTCCTGAGTAGGTTGTGAGTGGTCGCTTTAGAAATTTACAATTACGATAACAACGTCTTATTAAGGAGTTCGGAAACATCTCATCCACAAGTCTTCTTCCCACCATGGTTCGGTACACCAAACTAAGGTTGCTTTGGATACTTAAATAAGTACAACAGCAACGTTCCaatgaaatgtgattgttaCAGAATTTATAATTACGATAACTTCGTTGTATAAAGAGATGCAAGAAATATGTCGTATATGTGTCTTCCcatcataattcattatattaaattaaaattacaaatgaTACTTTATAGATATAACGGTAACATCGTGATTGTTAAGAAAATGGTTACTGTTTATAACAATTCGTCttaatcattattatttttataataaaataacattttcGATGGGGAAGAATTAAATGGCTAGAAATAAGTTGTACACCCACGATACCAAATTCAGcctaaagagagaaaagtcCATAagaattataataaaaaaaagcttaTGATAGAATATGAAATATTGTGGATATTAAGACTTGAATGATATTCACGAGATTTGCCTGAGGAGCACAACGCTCAAACCATGCTTGGGTGCAGAATCGTTATCGAAAATAGTTGTAACAGTTGGTAATGGTTGCAAAATCCTTGTCGATAACAGTCTAATGAATAGCAAATTTTACTGGTTTGGTGCCCAGGGTCTTTGTGGATAAAGCAACTATCGTTGTAGCTAACAATTATACTAATAGTAGTAATTGATAGAATCTAGATTTTAGCAACTGTAATTCGATTGATTGAAGAGTGCCCCTCGCCCTTGCTCTCTTCTATTGGCAATTCGGAAATCTCAAGCTCTCACCCTCAAAACATAAGGGTAAATGGAGGTCTTGAGACAAAGATTCAATGATGCTCAAAACAACCTATTGTTCATGTCTCCTTTTGACAAGTTGACAATAAACAGGCAGCATACCAGGATCTCCTGTTCATTTCCACCCTGGTTATACTTTACCCTATTTTTGCAATTTCTCAGTAAATTCGGACGATATAAATCCAGAAGGATAATCACACAAAGTACGATGCAGAAGTGCAGCAAGACTTTATCatgaaaaacaacaaaaacctTAATAAGATTTGTAGTATGCATAATACACAAACAAGTCATATCAATTGAAGTGCTTGTAAAATTTGCCCAAATGTTACAGCAGAAATACAACGCAAAAATTAAGGTAAAGGAGGAGAATAAAGATGCACATTCGACACTTTATCAGACGATAATATCAGAATAACCTACCTGTATCAAGTGACTCTGCAACTTGAGAACCGGCGAGCCCAGCCATTGGTCAACCATTCAATCTGAGACCCTCAACATTGCCACTCCTACCAATCAGAACCATCTGGGAAAGGGTCCAAAGCATCCCGCTTGCCATTAACATAGAATTCTACAACTGCTTTCATTCTTCGAAGCTTATCTGGGTGGTAATTTGCATGAACAATCACTGGCTTTAACTTCTTCAGTTTAGCATCTTTCCTTACCGTTTTAAAGAGGACCTTACTGTTCATAAATTTGTAGAAATCCATAGTTCTCTTGGCAGCATGAAGCCCATCATACCCAGGATGTGAAGGGAAAAAGAGTTCCTCATTGAAAACAGCTTGGTCCCATGCGTTCTGTTGCCGAGCTAACCGATCCGCCACACGGTCCAAAAGCTCAATTGAAGGAATTGTAGGCCTTATATAAAAGAAACCAGAGTTGAAAACCCAGATTCTCATTGTATGAGCATAACGAGCCCAACCCATGGCAGGTTCATCAAAAACGTCATTATATCCATAAGCAGTCATATTATTGTGACCATCAGACATGGACTCTACATCAGAATCCCGATAAAGATGGTTGAATGGGTTTTGTAAGTACACTATATCAACATCTGAGAGAAGAACGCTGTAACCCAGTTGCAAAAACTCTCTTAAAATGCGGAACTTCAATCCCGAGACAGCATGATTTCCTCCTGTTCTTCCAACAGCATCAATACCATCATCTGGATCCCTCTTGTACACTGGAACATTATTAGATTTACAGAAGTCCACAATATGGTCATCTAAAGCTATAACTAGGTAATTGAGTATGCCAACTCTCTTGATGCTAGAAAACCAAACCTCCAATGTCTCTTTCACATTTGCATTGGCAAGTGCAACTATAAGCTCTTTCTGAATGGCAACTTCCTCCAAAATTTTAGCCAATCTCGGGTTCACAGAGTCATCAGGAACAACACTTGGGTTAGTTCGCAAAGCCTTGACAGTACCAAAAGGTCCAGCTTTGTGCTGTTCACCCAACACCAGAAACTGCTTCTGTGCATGATCTTTTCCTTGTTCAGCTAGTTGTAGCTTTTCTGTCAAATCCCTGACCTGCTTCTTTAATTCAGAATTCTTCTCTGATAGTGATACAATCTCAGACTTCAGCATCTTAATCCGCTCTGAGGATTCACATGACGAAGAGCCAATCTAACAAATAGCagaaaaaagacaaaacaaGAGTACACACATCAAACAGCtaataacaaagaaaaaacaagatGATACTAACTTTACAACGTTCGGGTATCCCACGGGAAGAAGAAAGTCCATGGTCCTTTACACATCATTAAAGTGCAAATCATAACATTAAATTCCACTACTAGCAATCAGCCCTGCCCATTTTATGTAACAAAATATCCAAGGGTTGACCAAAGTGAGCTCAGAGTCAAGgcaaaaaatcaaacaaaagacAGAAGGATACAGCCTAAAGGGGACCAAAGCTAAGGAAAATGGAAGCCAGCTATTGCAAGTAAACGTACAAGATGGGTTAGAAGACGTCCTCAAAAACAACTCCGATTTCAAGAATCTTTTACTACTACGTGCCATGTGTAGCAATAGAGCTAATCAATTTCCGTGCAGCTTTACTGACGATCTAATGAAGCTTTGTTGGGTCTCCAAAAAAGGGAGAATAAAATAGTACTATACGTTTTTGTTTTCGTAACTGTTTCAAATTCCTTTTCCCTTGCATCCCAGAAGTGAAGGTTAGACTAGTATTAGTGAATTTCCTACTAAAATcaaagataatttaaatcCTTTGCTTTCCTTGAACACCCAACTCTCTAAAACAAACCCTTTTTGAGTCAAGAAAGAGTTAACACCGTTAATAGCACTCATAA from the Theobroma cacao cultivar B97-61/B2 chromosome 8, Criollo_cocoa_genome_V2, whole genome shotgun sequence genome contains:
- the LOC18591349 gene encoding arabinosyltransferase RRA3 → MAVRRDKGQSIRGSRIAIAIVIGVLLGCVIAFVFPHGLINPTPSVQNRRIGKTNFQIGSSSCESSERIKMLKSEIVSLSEKNSELKKQVRDLTEKLQLAEQGKDHAQKQFLVLGEQHKAGPFGTVKALRTNPSVVPDDSVNPRLAKILEEVAIQKELIVALANANVKETLEVWFSSIKRVGILNYLVIALDDHIVDFCKSNNVPVYKRDPDDGIDAVGRTGGNHAVSGLKFRILREFLQLGYSVLLSDVDIVYLQNPFNHLYRDSDVESMSDGHNNMTAYGYNDVFDEPAMGWARYAHTMRIWVFNSGFFYIRPTIPSIELLDRVADRLARQQNAWDQAVFNEELFFPSHPGYDGLHAAKRTMDFYKFMNSKVLFKTVRKDAKLKKLKPVIVHANYHPDKLRRMKAVVEFYVNGKRDALDPFPDGSDW